A region of the Bos mutus isolate GX-2022 chromosome 18, NWIPB_WYAK_1.1, whole genome shotgun sequence genome:
ATTTCATTTCATTTGCCTATTGATTTATTTACTATTCTTTGTCTATCTTCCTTCTCCATTGACTGTTTGCTCTGTTAGGGGCACTGGCTGGCTTATTGATACTGTCTtcaatctataaaaaaaaaaaaaatgcccagcaacaagaacttactgtatagcacagggaactatactcaatatcttatagtaacttataatggaaaataatctgaaaaagtatatatatgtatatatatatgtattatatatctgagtcactttgctgtacacctgaaactaacacagcattgtcaatcaactacacctcaatgtgaaaaacttttaagaaaaaaaaaaaaagaccatataGTAAGATTAGAAAatcactgggaattccctggaggtctggTGCTTAGGACTGTGTGCTAtcactgccaggggcccaggttccatccctggtcagggaactaaaatctcctAAGCCCAGCAGGGCAaggacaagggaaaaaaaaaaaaaaaacactgaaaaaaaaaaaaaaatagcccagCCCACAGATATAAGGCCCTGGATAATATATGTTGACTGGATACATTCTCCTTGACATGGGCCACTATTTAGTCCTGATAAGTAtcgcttagggcttccctggtggctcagtggtaaagaatccacctgccaatgcatgagacctgggttccatctctgggtcaggaagatcccctggagcagggcatggcaacccactccagtattcttgcctggaaaatcccatggacagagaagcctggcaggctacagtccacggggtctcaaagagctggacacactgagcaactgttagtgtttttgttcttgttgtttaagAACTAGAAAATGACCTGGACACTGTTGACACTTCGGAGCCAAATAGTTGTTAGTGAtggaggctgtcctgtgcattatagGATATTTTTGCAGCATCCCTGACCTCCACCCACTAGACCCCTAGCATCTGTCTGATCTCCCCTAACTGTGACAGCGAAATCCTTCTCCACATATTGCCAAATATCTCCTAGGATGGAGGGAAAAGTCACCCGCTTTGAGAACATGAACTTGGCTAAGGACATGAACTCGGGGAGCGAGCCCCAGCAAATACTTACGACGTTGCCAGGGGCCATCTCAGCCCGTCTTCTCCATGGGCTTGGTAGGCAGCCCCGAAGAGCTGCAGTACCTCGGCGTTCCTGCAGCTCTTCACACAAAAGGAGGACACCATGTGTTCCATCTTGGTGGTGATGTTGTTGACCACGACCACCTGGAAGTGGCTGAGGGCTTGTTGGATGAATTCCTCCTCCTGGAGCTCGTACAGGCAGCCGAAGACCTCCAGGGCGCCCTGCTTCAGGGTGGACCCCTCGCTCCGAGCCTTGCGGCGGATCCACTCGAGCAGCTCAGTCTTGACGCCAGGCGAGaccttccagcccagcgtcttCTCCAGGTAGCTCCTGGTCTCCTCGTTCAGGAGTCCAAACAGGAAACGGACTGTGAGGGCTAAGAAGCTCCTATCGGAGAAGGCGTACTCGGTCAGCAACCTGCTGACGTTCCGCTCGGGGCCGGACCCGCTCGCTCCATCATCCAAGACGTAGTGCATGGCCGCGAAAAATTCCTGGAAACTCAGATGGATGAAACTGTAGAGCGTCTCACAGATGATGTCCTTCTGGAAGATGTTCATGTTGAGGAAGGAAGAGACGTCGGCAGCGTCCAGGCCGTGCTCCCGGAGGTCGCGCTCCGCAAAGAGGATCTTCTGTTCCCAGAGGCCGTGGGCTGCCAGGGCGCACAGCCCCCTCCGGTTGGGCGGGGACGGTAGGGTGGGGGTTCCTGGCTTGGGTTGCATCAGACTCAGGAGGTAGAGCAGGTACACGGCCGTCGTGGTCCTCGACCTCCGTCTTAAGAGCCCCCCGCCCTCCAGCTGCTGCTTGAGGCAGGTGCAGACCACCCAGCACACCATGGGGACAAAACACAGAGTGAAGAGGGGCTCGTCGTCCCTCACGAAGCTGAAGACCTGGCTGGCCTGCTCCCTGTCGTGGAAATACCTGTGGAAGTACTCCTTGCGCTCGGCCTCGGAGAAGCCCAGGATCGCCACGTGCCTGGGATGCTCCAGCGAGCGCTGGAGCTTGGCCAGAGCGGTGGGCCGCGTGGTGATGAGCAGAGACAGCTCGGGCAGGAGCTTTTTACGAATCAGGCTGCCCAGAAGGACCTCCGCGGGTGCTTTCTTCTCCCAGCAGAGGCACCAGGGGCCCTGCGGCTCGTGGAAGGATGGTCTGAGTTCGTCAAAGCCATCCATGACGACGAGCAGACGCTCAGGCACGCGGACGAGCTCCTGGAGAGGTGCGCAGGGCTCCGGCCAGCAGCTGGCCAGGAGGTCTCGTACGCTGAGCTCTGCGGTGCCCCGGTTCATCTCCCGGCAGTTGATGTAGCAGACGTAGTCGAACCTGTTTTGGAAGAGCTTCCCGTCGGCCCAGTCGAGCATCACTTTGTGGGCCAGCATGGATTTGCCCATGCCCGCCGCGCCCTGCAGGACCACGGTGCGCGGGGGCTCCGGACGCTCTTCATCTGGCTCGAAGAGGGCCTCGATCTGGATGAGGCTGGCCGGGTGGCCAGCGGTCCCCGCGTGTCCCCGGCCCGAGTCCAAGAGCTTCTGCTGGGCCCACCTGGGGCTGGAGTGTTCCTTCGCCAGGAGGAGCCGCGTGTACCGGTGGCTGAGGTTGACGAACTCCCCCAGGCGCGCGTTGCGGTCTTCCATTAGCCGGAATTTCCTGCGGACGTAGTCCCTGTAAGTTTCCTGGGGATCTAACGGAGAGGAATGAAGGACCGTGAAAGATAGATTGGTCAGCAGCCTTTAATGAATGCATGCATTAATGCAAACTGTGGTCTAGTGAACTATCTGCTTTGCGATGACGTTGGAAGTCTTTTCTAGATGGAGCCTGGGAACTTCGGTACTTCGGTACAACACCACAGATCTTGCCTTCTTGTGGGAAGCAGAAGCAACATGGGAactattcttttttgttgttggttttttttaacttcccaggtggcttagatggtaaagaatcctcctgcaatgcgggagacctgggtttgatccttgggttggggagatcccctggagaaggggacagctacccactccaatattctggcctggagaattccatggacagaggaacctggtgggctacagtttatagggtcacaaagagtcagacacaactgagcgattttcacacTTTACGTTAATaggtggcccagtgataaagaatctgcctgccagtgaaggagatgcgggttcagtctttggcttgggaagattccctggagaaggaaatggcaacccactccagtattcttgcctggggaatactatggacagaggagcctggtgggctacaatccatggggtctcgaaagagtcaaacatgactgagcacacaggcagggATAGTTGATTTATTTACAGTGTGgtaccaatctctgctgtacagcaaactgactcacttatacacatatagacattctttttctaaacattcttttccattatgatttatcacaggatactgaacatACTTCACTGTGGTActgtaagaccttgttgtttatccatcctacataGACTAGTTTGGATCCGATAATCCAAAActagtccttccctcccccacccacctcccccttggcaattaggagtctgttctctaggtctgtgagtctattttgtgGATAGGTTCATTTgcaccatattttagattctacgcataaatgatatcatatggtatttgtctttctgacctCACCTAGAGcaataatctctagttgcatctatgttgctgcaaatggcctgatttcattctttctcatggctgaatagcATTCCAGCTTCTTCAGGctggaatggataaagaagatgtaatatatatatttatctttatccattcaactgccgatggacatttaggtcattcccatgtcttggctactgtgactGGTGCTGCTGTGAGCAaaggggtgcgtgtatctttttgaattagagttttgtttgggtatatgcccaagagtgggattgctgggtcatatggtaattctagttttagttttttgaggaacctccatgctgttttccatagtggctccaCCAGCTTACATGGCTCGTGGCTCACCTTTTCTCGGAGCGGCAGCCAAGACGTCCAGAGAACATGCTGACTCACTGCCCAGTGAGGGTGGGCCACCAGATGGAGCGTCTGGAAGAGGAATTTTGTCAGATCAGCTGGCACGTATCTGACTAGCCCTTCACGACAGTAACTTCCATTACATCAAACTGTCTACATGGTAATAACTCACTGCCCATGGGTATCGATCATAGTGATTGGCACCTCCATCCATCTGATTAATCCCTCAGCCAGGGCATTCTGAGTCGGCTTGGATTCCTCCTCCCCTTCAGCCCCACACCAGAAACTAGCATTTTTGAAATGTCTTTTATACATGTGTACTGGCATATTTTTTTATTCAGTacttatttattgagcatcttctatTCTTTCATGGactccaaaatatatatttattaagcacttagtATGAAAAGTGGGGTTTTCAAGCCAGCCAAGGTGATtgagcagagggagggagaaaatgaGTAAAGGAATCACAGAGAAAGTAGTGCCTTCAGGGTTCTGAcggatgaataggagttttccAGGTGAAGAAGATAGAGGGAGATGCTCCAGGCACCAGAGGGATGGGTTAGAGGTGGCTCTTGGGAGCCCAGCAATCATCAGGAAGGAGAAGGGTGatcttccccagtggtccagtgattaagaacctGACTTCCAGTGTaaggggcacaagttcaatccccagtgggggaactaagatttcacatgcctccaTGCAACTACAGAGAGAAACTGGCATGCTACAacgaagaccccacatgccacaagtaagaccagGTGcagacaaattaattaatttttaaaacaggaagcaggagaaaaatcttgaaaaaaaaacacagcaaaacaaaaacacagaagaagGGAATCAGTGGGTGGCAGCTTCAGCCCGGGCCATCACCACCTCCTTACCCTTCCCTTGGTCCTCTCTGTGGCCTCTCTCCCACAGGTCCTTCCTGTTGATCTGATGAAAGACGCTGAGggccagcagccaggcctcccgtGGCCCGAAATGAGCTGCCAGCAGCTGGGCCATTTCCAGGGGACCTGCCTGCTCCATCCgcccccaggggatcttgcccTCCCCCATTTCTGTCGCAGTCCCCAGGTATAACTTGAACTTCTTCAGCTCCACGGCCTCCAGTTCCTCCAAGTAGGTGCAGAGGCGACCCAGGTCACTCCTGAGTGGGGCTGAGGACATGGGGGCGCTGTGGGCCCTccaggagagaggctggagggGTGTTTCTATACCTGGGAGGAGCGAGTCCACATGCACAGCTCTGATCACCACAGGCAGAGATGTGAATGCCCAGACAGTCCTTCTGTTGAAATAGCGCCTTCTCCCGCTTCTattccttcccacccctccccaccacaccctCACCTCACCAACAGGTCCATTTTGAAGAGGAGGAAGTGGAGACAGATTGCGAAATCGCAGGAGGCCTTGAGTGGTAGTGAGAAAGaactttcacttctctccttcttCCCCGGTCCCTGGCCCAAACACTCTTTGTCCTGCCTGCTGTCTTCCTTGCCTCACTGGGTCCGAGGTAGATCTAACGATCAAAGTAGTTACTGCCTTTGGGGGTGAGGGgacatttccctggtggtgctagtggtaaacagcccacctgccaatgcaggagacataagagaggtgggttcaatccctgggtggggaagatcccctggaggagggcatgtcaacccaccccagtattcttgtctggagaatcccatggacagaggagcgtggtgggctacagtccaaggggttgtacagagtcagacatgactgaggcaacttagcacgcaggctTCCTCATGGGAGAATTAGACTTCCTTTCCGATGATATGGGACTTGGCTGTGTCGCTTGCATTAACCAATGTCATGGGAGCAAATGTGAACATAAGATGTGGGTGAAGGGGAGCAAATTTTTCTTCCAGGTATTGATGAGGGAGACAGAAACTCAGAGGGGTACATGGATTCTCCACCATCACACAGCTAAACAAGGGCAGAGGTAGACATCTCATCTCCTTCAGACCAGGAAGCTGCCCTCGGATGAATGAAAAGGGCatagtcaggacttccctggtgatcctggAGTTCAGAATCCCtcttccagggcagggggtgtgggtaTGATCCCTGCTGGGGGAACTAAGCccacagactctggagccagcctgccacaattaagaccccaTGCAgtgcaccccccccacccccaacccccaagaAGATACAGTCTGGAGAAGGATGTAGCTCAAATAGCTATCAGGTGTTTATGCTGGGGAAAGATTTAGGTTGGATGGGGAGAAAGGAGGGATCTTATAAttggatattctttttttcttaaaggtttatttatttatttttggctgtgctgagttttcATTGCtatgtgtgggttttctctagttgtggcgagtggggactATTCTTCCTTGTGGTTCtcgggcttctcatggtggtggcttcttcttgtggagcagaggctctagggagatggtcagtagttgtggcacacttgcttagttgttccatggtaCATGGAAccttcactgaccagggatcaaacccacgtcccctgcattggcaagcagattcttatccactgtgcatgcctgcatgctaagtcacttcagtcatgtctgactctttgcgaccttatggactgtagcctgtcagactcctctgtctgtgggattctccaggcaagaatgctggaggggtttaccatgccctcttctaaGGAATCATCCCAACCaagggaatcgaacccacgtctctggtATCTccagcattggaaggcaggttctttaccactagagccacccgggaagccccttaTCCACTGTTCCACCAAGGATGTCCAGGGAGCCAGTGAATGGTTTTGAACACAGCAACAAGGTGAAGAAGGGGTTTGGGGGAAATGCTTTGGTTTCTAGGTCTTTCTAGGGACAGTGATGCAATGTGGACACCCTCTATGGTCTTCACATTCCTGTCCCCCAACCCCTTGCCCTGGGGCTTTTCTGGTCAAGTGAGAGCTTGGAAGAGCTTTCTAAGCTTCACCCAAAACTTTTATAGGCTTGGTGAGGAAATGAAGAAGTAGGACTCAGCGTAAGTCCTTCCATAGTCTATGTAAACTGGGAATTTCAGAGATGAGCCGTTTGGCTGTGACGCTTACTTGTAATGTGCTTTAATCGTCCTGTTctcacttccttctttcctcaacCACCATCTACACTGGAAGTCTGCCTCTTCAACTGCCAATGCTTCTAGAAGGAAAGACAGGACCCCTGTGCTTGGTGGAAAGGGGAGGCATTCGTGAGGGCCAGTCAAGTTTTCTGGACTCAGAATAAAGTTGGATTCATATATAAACAATATGGCTTTTCATGTAATAAACTATAGTGAAAtagaataatatacatatatatatattatatgactgaatcacattgctgtatacctaaaattaacacaatactgtaaatcaacaatgcttcaaaaattttttttagtagttaaggaatggaactggggttaGTGAACATTTCTGGTTACAATTGCAAAATCATATTTCCAGGCAGGGATTCTCAAACCCTAATGTGCATCACCAGGAGAccttattgaaataaaaattctattttagtGGGTGTGAGGgtctacatttctttctttttattaattttactggAATAAAattctttacagtgttgtgttagcttttgctatacagcaaaatagatcagccatacatgtacacagaccccctcttttctggattccCTTCCCGTGTAGATCACTGCGGAGCACTGAGCGGAGtcccctgtggtatacagtaggttctcactgtTCTCTACTGGGCATggatgtcaatcccaatctcccagttcatccctacTTTCCCCTTGGCattcatacatttgttctctacatctgtttctgctttgcaaataagttcatctgtaccatttttctaaattccacacatgggcaatattatatatttgttttcaaggttcagcATGTAATAgtatatatcagtacttcattccttttttgggggaggggcttccctggcggctcagatggcaaagaatctgcccacgatgtgggagacctttcgatccctgggtcaggaagatccctgggagaaggaaatagcgactcacttcagtattcctgcctggagaatcccatgggtagaggagcctggtgggctacattccatgggattgcaaaaagttggacatgactgagtgactaacacttcattcctttttatggctgaataatattcttttgtgggacttccctggggactcagtggtgaaaaatcccatggacagaggagcctggtggactgcggtccatggggttgcaatggaGTCGGATACGAGTTGTTAACTAAACTGCAACAATATTCCTTCGTACGATATGGAATGGTTTTGACTATGGGAGGGATGCAGTCAGACCTGCACCAGGGAAGATATCTCAGGGTGATAATGGACAATGAACCAAAGAAGGCAGCCTGGAGCCATGGTGCAGGCTCTGACCTGAGACAGGGAATGCATTCGAGGAATTCAGGGGTGAGTCACACGAGTTCTTAGGCAGGGAGTGAGAAAGAAGGTGGTGCTAGTCTGCACCCTCTAAGGGTTAGACCTGGGCTTCCCCGATGACGCTCTCATTACCTTACCTCTTCCCCTCCTTTCCCAGGAGGGAAAAACATAGTTCTAGGAATTCAGAGGGGAGGGAAGCTGAATCACTAACCTGTTTCCTAATACTCTTTCAAGAAAACCCTTCTTTCTCATGGGAAGGAAGAGACTTGGCAATTTTGGGGCCTTCTGGGGCTCAGCACTGTTTCTGGAAACACAGGAAAAGAGCCATTCCAGTGCATGACTTCAACTTCTGCTTCTATAGATAAGGAGggacaatgttttttttttttttaaagccaattcAGGAAACACATAAAATACTTCTTGAGACTTTTCCCTCTCACTAAGAAGATGTGATTTTCTGATTGTAGACAAtgacatctctgtctctttctctcttttttgacatgtgagattttagttccctgcccaggcaTGGAACCTGTGCCCCAAGCAGCTCAGTCTTAACCTCTgaccctccagggaagtcccagcaatgCCATATCTTTATTTATAAGTATCCTAGTGTGTTAATAAGTGGAAAGAAATGTAAGGAGGTTAAGAAatttgggggtttcccaggtggctcagcagtaaagaatctgcctgacaatgctggagacacaggtttgatcccggggtcaggaagatcccctggaggaggaaatggcaagccacttgaatattcttgcctggagaagcccatgggcagaggatacTGGTGAGTGACAGTCCACAggttcgcaaagaatcagacaggactgagcttcTGAACATAAGCTGGATAAAGTATACTGAAGAATCTCTGGCAGAAGTCTGAGACACGATTTTCATGTTGACTGTAAATCTAAATTCCCTCATGTAGGAGAGACATATCCTAGTTTTTTTAGACATATCCTTGCTTTTTCtctaagaagttttttttttttttttttttttaatttggctgtgttgggtcttagctgggGACACATAGGATCTTCGTTTCATTGTGATGTACAGACTCACTAGTTGTGGTACTCAGGCTATTTTTGGCATGAgggtttagttgctcctcggcatgtgggatcttaaattcccagggattgaacccatgtccgctgcattgtaaggcagattcttaaccactggaccaccaggtaagtcccagtGATTAAAGGGAATTTTTAATTGTCTTACTGTATGCGGTATGATGAAAACTCTCTCTGCCCCCATTCAGCTCCATCATCGGTATAATCTACGTTACTCACTAACGCATTGTAAGCTGGACTTGTTTTACATGAGATGTGACAAAATGCTGAGTTCTTAGCAACTGAATGAGACTACAGGCTGCTCCACGGGCTATCACCATGGCGGCTTACATAAACccttgttgttcggttgctaagtcacatccgactctttttgagtccatggactgtggcaagacaggcttccctgtccttcactatctcccggagtttgctcaaatcatgtccattgagtcaatgatgccatccagccatctcatcctctgtcaccccctttgtTGTCACATAAAACATCAAGCTCtaaccacccccctcccccccgcccaaACATGCTCATCACCACCAGCATCCCCAGCTCATAACCAAGTGACCAAAAAGAGAAACCATCACTCCCagcttacagatggggaaactgaggctccgagGGAGGCCCAGAGAATGTGACCTGTACAGCAGGGCTAGAAAATAGATGACCTTCAAATTCAAGTCAGTCTGGCTCCATAGTTCAAGCTTTTAAACACTTAGCAGCTGGAAGCACTTATCAACCCGGCAGACTACTGCTCCAATTTGAAAGAGGCCAAAGCAGTGAAGTGACCTGCAGACATCACACAGCTCCCCAAAGCTGTCACAGTGTCAGTCCTCCCACTGCCCAGGGCCCCGCTGTCAACAGGTCCCAGTCATGCCTCCTGTGCCCCTCGAGGTTGTGCAACTTCCTCAGCCCTGTCCTCACTCTCTGACCACAGACCCCAGCAGGAAGCTCCCAGCCTGACTGGTCCCTCCCGCAGTGGGTTTGAGGTACAGTCAGATATTAACAGATCATTGCCCCAGAGGCTCCCACTGTTCCTGCCCGGGACCTCCACTTGCTGATGATATTGAAAATGAACAttgagggggcttccctagtggctcagtggtaaggaatctacctgccagtgctggagacatgggtttagtctctggtctgggaaaaGCCCACATGTGGAGAAGTAcataagcccgtgggccacagctactgagtctgtgctcgagagcctgggagttgcaactcctgagcccacaggccgttgctactgaagcccacactccctagagcccgtgctctgcaacaagagaagctactgcaatgagaagccacgtaccacaactagacagtagcccccaaagcaatgaagacccagcacagccaaaaataaatttaaaaataaaatgtatttgaaaaattaaCATAGAGCAAAAATGGGTGGTACTTAAAGAAAATTTGTCAGGTTCTTAGTATCACAGACCAGCTCATGTCTCTCTTTAGAAGCTCTCCTAGGATCTTGGACTTATCCTTCAGGGCACACAGAGTGCTTTGCAGCTATTGATATGTATTGCTCTTGCCCAATTAGCCTATGACCACCAGGAACAGACCTGTAAGACTGACAAAGCTAAGTTTAT
Encoded here:
- the NLRP12 gene encoding NACHT, LRR and PYD domains-containing protein 12, giving the protein MSSAPLRSDLGRLCTYLEELEAVELKKFKLYLGTATEMGEGKIPWGRMEQAGPLEMAQLLAAHFGPREAWLLALSVFHQINRKDLWERGHREDQGKDAPSGGPPSLGSESACSLDVLAAAPRKDPQETYRDYVRRKFRLMEDRNARLGEFVNLSHRYTRLLLAKEHSSPRWAQQKLLDSGRGHAGTAGHPASLIQIEALFEPDEERPEPPRTVVLQGAAGMGKSMLAHKVMLDWADGKLFQNRFDYVCYINCREMNRGTAELSVRDLLASCWPEPCAPLQELVRVPERLLVVMDGFDELRPSFHEPQGPWCLCWEKKAPAEVLLGSLIRKKLLPELSLLITTRPTALAKLQRSLEHPRHVAILGFSEAERKEYFHRYFHDREQASQVFSFVRDDEPLFTLCFVPMVCWVVCTCLKQQLEGGGLLRRRSRTTTAVYLLYLLSLMQPKPGTPTLPSPPNRRGLCALAAHGLWEQKILFAERDLREHGLDAADVSSFLNMNIFQKDIICETLYSFIHLSFQEFFAAMHYVLDDGASGSGPERNVSRLLTEYAFSDRSFLALTVRFLFGLLNEETRSYLEKTLGWKVSPGVKTELLEWIRRKARSEGSTLKQGALEVFGCLYELQEEEFIQQALSHFQVVVVNNITTKMEHMVSSFCVKSCRNAEVLQLFGAAYQAHGEDGLRWPLATSPERHILPDIYSEQLAAALSTNPSLVELALHSNALGSRGVKLLCQGLRHPNCRLQNLRLKRCQVSSSVCQDLTTALIANKHLLRMDLSGNALGLLGAQLLCQGLRHPKCRLQVVQLRKCHLEAGACQELASVLSTSRHLLELDLTGNALEDSGLRLLCQGLRHPVCRLRILWLKICLLTGAACEDLASTLRVNQSLVELDLSLNDLGDPGVLLLCEGLRHPQCKLQTLRLCICRLSSVACEGLSAVLGVSSHLRELDLSFNDLGDRGMSLLCEGLRHPTCRLQKLWLDSCSLTGKACEDISSALGINQTLTDLYLTNNALGNTGVRLLCERLSHPGCKLRVLWLFGMDLNKMTHRSLEALRMTKPYLDVGC